From the genome of Adhaeribacter pallidiroseus:
AAGAATACCGAGGCAGCCCGCTAATAGGTTGTTAGCCATTAATATTCAAAATATTTAAAAATAATTTTATGAAAGTTGCATTAATTGGCGCTTCCGGTTTTGTGGGCGCCGCGGTTTTAAACGAATTAATTCAAAGAGGCCACCAGATTACCGCCATTGTCCGGAATCCGGAAAAAGTAAAACCATCAGAAAACGTAAAGGCGGTTAAAGCGAATGTGTTAGAGGAGAACGAAGTAGCCGAGGCGGTGAAAGACCATGATGTGGTGGTAAATGCTTTTAATCCGGGCTGGACCAATCCGAACATTTACGAAGAAGCTTTGCGGGGTGCGGAAGCCATTCAGAACGGCGTGAAAAAAGCGGGTGTAAAGCGGTTATTGGTGGTGGGCGGAGCCGGGAGTTTATACGTGGCTCCGAATATGCAGTTAATTGATACCCCGCATTTCCCGGCCAGCTTTAAAGCCGGTGCTTCGGCTGCCCGTGATTACCTGAATATTTTAAAAAAAGAACAAGATTTAGAGTGGACATTCCTGAGCCCTGCCATTGAAATGCACCAGGGAACTTCGGGCGAGCGCCGCGGTACTTACCGTTTAGGTTTAGAAAACCCGGTTTATGACGAAAACAACCGCAGCGTTATTTCGGTGGAAGATATGGCCATTGCTATCGTGGATGAACTGGAAAATCCAAAGCACATTCGCCTGCGTTTTACGGTGGGGTACTAATCGTAAGCCAGTATATGTTTTTAGGAGCTTTTTTAACTATGCCAAGTAATTATTGAATTATATAACATTTTTGTGCAGGAAATTACAGTAGCTAGTAATTTTTAGCTACCAGACAAAGTTTTTTTGTGGAGCCTTTTCAAGTCTCCAGGCATTGGTGCTATCTTATTTGGACAGTAACCAGCTTGCCTCGTGGCCGGCGGGCCTCGTTTGGCTCTTCCGCACTCGCCCGCCTTCCTTTCCTCGCTCCGCTGCGGAATGTGGCTATGCCACACCGGAACCCTGGCAGGTGCTCCACAGCCAAACTGGTGTCAGTTGCTCTTAGCTACGGCTTTACCTATTTAAAAATTTTTATCTTAAAATGTTAGAGTAGCACTATAACTTCATCTTTGATTTATCAAATTCCTATCAAGCTAAGTAAATAAGCAAAAGGACAAATTAAAATAGGCATTCTTATGACAAAAACGCCAAGTCAAATCATTGATTATTAATTATGTATAACTTGTTTCGTCTTGATACGTGTGTCTTGTTACTTGTGTCCATTTACTTATGAACACAGAACAAGGTTTTTACATTCGCTTATTCTGGTGCTAGTCGTCGGTTATCGAAAATAATTGCTATACTATTCTTTTTTAAAGTTGCGCCAAAAAGCTTAAGCTACTGGCGACTGACATCAGTTTGGCTGTGGAGCACCTGCTAGGGTTCCGGTGTGGCATAGCCACATTCCGCAGCGGAGCGAGGAAAGGAAGACTAGCAGGTGCGGAAGAGCCAAACGGGGCCCGCCGGCCACGAGGCAAACGGGATACTGTTCAAATTAGATAGCACCAATGCCTGGAGACGGGAACCGGCTCCACAGAACTACGTCAAATTTAATAAAGCTTGATAGCACCAGTGCCGGGAGACTTGCTCCAAAGAAAAACTCTTGCTACTAAGTAAAACTTATGGCTTATTGCTACAATATGGTATTACAACTAACCCAATATTTTTTAAAACTCTTTCTAAGAACACAATTAGGTAAAGACTAAATTTTAAAATTTTCTTTTTACGGAACAAAAGGAATTTTAAAAAATCATACTTTAGAAAATTCTAATTTTTTTAAATTACTTAAGAGTTTGCCTCAACCCCTTGATATGAAAAATACTTTTTTTCTGTTGCTGCTCTTTGTTGGTTTAGCCCCGGTAGTGATCAGCCTAACAAAATCAAAACCGGTGCGCTTGTTTAATGGCAAAAACTTTAAAGGCTGGCAAGGCGACACCCTGCGTACCTGGCGCATCCAGGACGGCGCTTTGGTAGGAGGTTCTTTAACTGAGAAAGTACCGCACAATGAATTTTTGAGTACCACCAAAAGCTACTCCAACTACGTGCTGCGGCTTAAATTTAAGTTAACCGGTACCGAGGGTTTTATCAACGGCGGCGTGCAGTTTCATAGCCAGCGCATTGCTAAACCACCTTACGAAATGACCGGCTACCAGGCCGATTTAGGAAAAGGCTATTGGGCCAGTTTATACGACGAATCGCGCCGCGACAAGCTGCTCGCTACTGCCGATTCCAATCAGATAAAACAAATTTTGCGGCCCAACGACTGGAACGATTACGAAGTGCGGACCCAGGGAAAACAAATTCAAATTTTCTTAAACGGCAAGCCAACCGTGGATTATACCGAAACAGATCCGGCGATTCCGCAATCGGGCCTGATTGCCTTGCAAACGCACGGCGGGGGCAAAGTAGAAGTTTATTACAAAGACATTTTTCTGCAAGAACTGCCGCAAAAAACAAAGTAAAGCGGCGGACGCACCATTTTTCCGGTGTTTCCTTTAGTCGAAATTACTGCTTTTAAAATTGTATTTCTTTCAAAAATATCCCTACTTTAAAGGTTAAACCAAGTATTTGCTTCCTGAAATCCAATACACCGGATTATTCTTAAAAATTTAAAAAATAGCTCCAGACTATTATAATTCGATTGTAACGCGTTTTAATTCTTTTCTTATGAACCTATCCCGTTCCTTCTTCTTATTGCTGTTTGTTTTATTGCTAAGTACCTCCGTGGCCGGCGCTAGACCGGGTCTGCCCGGCGCAAAATTTAAAAAATTAGCGAAGTACGATCGGGAATATACCTTGCAAACAACCATTCTGGGCTATTTTGGCCCGGATGGCAAGCGTAATCCCGTGTTACAAGCCAAGAAAGGCGAATCGGTGCGCATTAAAATTGTGAACGGCGAACTCATGACCCACGATATTGCCCTGGAGAAAATAGGCGTAAAAAGCAAAGTACTCGTGGAAAAAGGGGATACGGCCAGTGTTGTTTTTAAAGCCACCCAGAGCGATACGTATTTTTGTACCATCCCCGGGCACAAGGCAGCCGGTATGGTTGGTAAGTTTGAAGTAGTATCCGAAATTGCCTCCACCGAAAAAGTAATTCCGGGCATAGCCCCGAAAAAAGCCGGTAAAGTATTAAACCTGAATTTTGAAAAAGGCACGCTGCAAGACTGGACGGCCGAAGGCGAGGCTTTTCAAAAGCCGATAGTATCGCAAGATCCATCGCCGGTGCACGAAAAAGACAGGAAGATTAACCTGTTGGGCAAGCATTTCGTAAGCAGCGGGGGCACTAAAAACTATAAATTAACCGGTACCCTTACTTCCGCGCCTTTTTTGGTAAACCAACCTTTTGCCGCCTTTCAAGTGTCGGGCGGGGCCTTACAGGATACCCGGGTAGAGCTCGTGCGCGCCGATAACAACGAGGTGTTTTTTCATATTACCGGCTCGGGCCGGGCTACTTTGCAACCTGTAGTGGTGGATTTGAAAGACGTCCAGAATAAAGAAATTTTCATACGATTAGTAGATAAAGAAACCGGCATCTCCACCATTCCTTACATTAAAGACGATACCTGGGCCCACATTAACTTCGATGATTTTCAGTTTTATGCTACCCGGCCTAATTTCCCGAATGAATTAAAGCCGGGCGATATTGCCATATTGCCACCCCTGGATCCCGTTTTGCACGCCGGCCTTTCGGGTCCGGAAGCCGCTAAAGCCATGACCATGGCCCCCGGCTTTACCGTAAAACTAGCCGCCTCCGAACCGCAGATTATTCGCCCGATCAGCTTTACCATTGATCCGCGCGGCCGTTTGTGGGTGGCCGAAGCGCATACCTATCCCGTGCGGGCTCCCGAAGGCCAGGGCCGCGACCGGATTTTAATTTTTGAAGATACCAACGGCGATGGCACCCTGGACAGCCGCAAAGTTTTTGCCGAAAATTTAAATTTAATCAGCGCCATCGAAGTAGGTATGGGTGGCGTATGGCTGGGTTCGGCTCCTAATCTGTTGTTTATTCCGGTAGATAAAACCGGCGACAAACCGGCCGGTCCGCCGCAAATTTTGCTGGATGGCTGGGGCCTGGACGATACGCACGAAATTCTGAATAATTTCCGCTGGGGACCGGATGGTTGGCTATACGGCACCCACGGCGTATTTACGCATTCGAAAGTAGGAGCCCCGGGTACCCCCGAAGATCAACGCGTGAAGTTAAACGCCGGCGTTTGGCGCTTTCACCCGACTACCAAAAAATTTGAATTATTCGCCGAAGGTACCAGTAACCCCTGGGGTATTGATTGGAACGATTACGGCCATGCTTTTATCACGGTTTGCGTTATTCCGCACATGTTCCACATGATTCAGGGCGGGCGGTACCAGCGGCAGGCCGGGGAGCATTTTAACAAATTTACCTACGATGATATTAAACAGTCCGGCGACCACGTGCATTGGGTAGGCGATCGGGGACCCCACGCCGGTAACTTTCGGTCGGATGCCAAAGGCGGCGGACACGCCCATGCCGGGGCGATGATTTACCTGGGCAACGAAAACTGGCCGAAGGCACTGCGCAACAACGTGTTTATGAACAACATTCACGGCAGTAAAGTAAACGTTGATCAGCTCAACCGGAAAGGTTCGGGCTACGTGGCCAGCCACGATAAAGATTTCCTGGTAACCAACGATTCCTGGTCGCAGTGGCTGAATTTTCGCTACGATCCGAGCGGTTCGGTATTCGCGATTGATTGGT
Proteins encoded in this window:
- a CDS encoding 3-keto-disaccharide hydrolase, coding for MKNTFFLLLLFVGLAPVVISLTKSKPVRLFNGKNFKGWQGDTLRTWRIQDGALVGGSLTEKVPHNEFLSTTKSYSNYVLRLKFKLTGTEGFINGGVQFHSQRIAKPPYEMTGYQADLGKGYWASLYDESRRDKLLATADSNQIKQILRPNDWNDYEVRTQGKQIQIFLNGKPTVDYTETDPAIPQSGLIALQTHGGGKVEVYYKDIFLQELPQKTK
- a CDS encoding NAD(P)-dependent oxidoreductase — its product is MKVALIGASGFVGAAVLNELIQRGHQITAIVRNPEKVKPSENVKAVKANVLEENEVAEAVKDHDVVVNAFNPGWTNPNIYEEALRGAEAIQNGVKKAGVKRLLVVGGAGSLYVAPNMQLIDTPHFPASFKAGASAARDYLNILKKEQDLEWTFLSPAIEMHQGTSGERRGTYRLGLENPVYDENNRSVISVEDMAIAIVDELENPKHIRLRFTVGY
- a CDS encoding PVC-type heme-binding CxxCH protein translates to MNLSRSFFLLLFVLLLSTSVAGARPGLPGAKFKKLAKYDREYTLQTTILGYFGPDGKRNPVLQAKKGESVRIKIVNGELMTHDIALEKIGVKSKVLVEKGDTASVVFKATQSDTYFCTIPGHKAAGMVGKFEVVSEIASTEKVIPGIAPKKAGKVLNLNFEKGTLQDWTAEGEAFQKPIVSQDPSPVHEKDRKINLLGKHFVSSGGTKNYKLTGTLTSAPFLVNQPFAAFQVSGGALQDTRVELVRADNNEVFFHITGSGRATLQPVVVDLKDVQNKEIFIRLVDKETGISTIPYIKDDTWAHINFDDFQFYATRPNFPNELKPGDIAILPPLDPVLHAGLSGPEAAKAMTMAPGFTVKLAASEPQIIRPISFTIDPRGRLWVAEAHTYPVRAPEGQGRDRILIFEDTNGDGTLDSRKVFAENLNLISAIEVGMGGVWLGSAPNLLFIPVDKTGDKPAGPPQILLDGWGLDDTHEILNNFRWGPDGWLYGTHGVFTHSKVGAPGTPEDQRVKLNAGVWRFHPTTKKFELFAEGTSNPWGIDWNDYGHAFITVCVIPHMFHMIQGGRYQRQAGEHFNKFTYDDIKQSGDHVHWVGDRGPHAGNFRSDAKGGGHAHAGAMIYLGNENWPKALRNNVFMNNIHGSKVNVDQLNRKGSGYVASHDKDFLVTNDSWSQWLNFRYDPSGSVFAIDWYDKNQCHSSNPDVHQKTMGRIFKISHESDKFVKVDLAKASDLDLVNYQLHRNEWYVRNARLILQERGPNKKVHKALKEILKNNPDETRKLRAMWALHVTKGFNEKELMALLDDKSEYVRSWAIQLLAEDQNLSDVALKRFAKMAKTDQSAVVRLYLVSAMQRTAPEKRWETLEALVQHEEDKDDHNLPLMLWYAFEPTVVTDMNRAIEIARKAKVPSVLPFTVQRVAAINTPESKKALEGLQHHLGLMDHSHENHTVQALVKKALEPK